A stretch of the Salminus brasiliensis chromosome 23, fSalBra1.hap2, whole genome shotgun sequence genome encodes the following:
- the stap2a gene encoding signal-transducing adaptor protein 2a, whose protein sequence is MATAPVKPRPGGTRAQLPPCYYEGYLEKRGPKEKVSRRLWTCLCGNTLYFFNNAKDTHYVEKLDLSGFVSLIDDCSRDRNLEAARLNLRMKDGEIKLTAPNLEARELWKGFLYTVVDLAVPTTLTLLPGQLHMLKEVVEKERQRRKRLLSRAPSSPLSLPLVGEIPACFRPVSRTEAEVLLERHPDCGNMLLRPGRDGTSLAVTTRQDLNGSVFRHYRVTQKQQGGYIIDVENPIPCPTLHDVINALVEKTAGTLQPFLLEEPYEENITYISSNDENGERTLHCAPTSTFSRGPALPPKGPERWTLRSQTKSPSPSTRSLSPPGSPSSPLRRLVLSPSPLKQTAFAEELKQKLEKRRTSQD, encoded by the exons ATGGCGACGGCACCGGTAAAGCCGCGACCCGGCGGAACCCGAGCACAGCTACCGCCCTGCTATTACGAGGGATACCTTGAGAAACGGGGACCCAAGGAAAAG GTCTCGCGGCGTCTGTGGACATGTTTGTGTGGAAACACTTTATATTTCTTCAATAATGCCAAGGACACACAT TACGTGGAGAAGCTGGACTTGAGTGGGTTTGTCTCCCTGATTGACGACTGCAGTCGAGACAGAAATCTGGAGGCGGCCAGACTGAACCTGCGCATGAAGGATGGAGAGATCAAACTCACT GCTCCTAACCTGGAGGCTCGTGAGCTGTGGAAAGGATTCCTCTATACTGTGGTAGAt CTGGCCGTGCCCACCACTCTGACGCTGCTGCCGGGGCAGCTTCACATGCTGAAGGAGGTggtggagaaagagaggcagagacgaAAACGCTTACTTTCCAGAGCCCCCTCGTCTCCCCTCTCCCTGCCTCTGGTGGGGGAGATACCTGC GTGTTTCAGGCCCGTCTCTCGTACAGAAGCAGAAGTGCTGTTAGAAAGGCACCCGGACTGTGGGAACATGCTGCTTAGGCCAGGCAGAGATGGGACGTCCCTTGCTGTCACTACACGACAAGACCTTAATGG TTCCGTCTTCAGACACTACCGGGTGACCCAGAAGCAGCAGGGCGGTTACATCATTGATGTAGAAAACCCG ATACCTTGTCCAACCCTGCATGACGTCATCAACGCTCTGGTGGAGAAGACGGCGGGCACTCTTCAACCTTTTCTACTGGAGGAGCCATACGAAGAGAATATCA CATACATTTCGTCTAATGATGAGAATGGAGAGAGAACTCTGCACTGCGCACCTACAAGCACTTTCTCCAGAGGACCCGCGCTGCCCCCGAAAG GGCCAGAGAGATGGACGTTGAGATCACAGACTAAATCTCCAAGCCCCTCCACCAGATCATTAAGCCCTCCAGGTTCTCCATCCAGCCCACTGAGACGACTGGTGCTCTCCCCATCACCACTAAAACAGA CTGCCTTCGCGGAAGAGCTCAAACAGAAGCTAGAGAAGAGACGCACCAGTCAGGACTGA